Proteins encoded within one genomic window of Episyrphus balteatus chromosome 1, idEpiBalt1.1, whole genome shotgun sequence:
- the LOC129921336 gene encoding dynactin subunit 6, whose amino-acid sequence MPGTEISDIKIYPKSIVCEDSQLRGDITISSGCAIHPSATIIAESGPIILGENCIVEEYSTIVHRIPSDHPLFEEGKTPVLTIGPNNVFEVGCRVEAYKIGEKNVFECKSFVSPYVSVSSGCIIGAGCSVQGKQDLPENTVIYGKDCLQREAIEKQGSQTLQIDFLRKVLPNYHHLRKANYDPKKARAQI is encoded by the exons atgcCAGGAACGGAGATTAGTGA TATTAAAATTTACCCCAAATCAATTGTCTGCGAAGATAGTCAACTTCGCGGTGACATCACCATATCAAGTGGCTGTGCAATCCACCCAAGTGCAACCATAATCGCCGAATCGGGTCCGATTATTTTGGGCGAGAATTGCATTGTCGAAGAATACTCAACCATTGTTCATCGAATTCCAAGTGACCATCCTTTGTTTGAAGAGGGGAAAACTCCGGTCCTGACTATCGGACCGAATAATGTCTTCGAAGTTGGATGCAGAGTGGAAGCATACAAAATCGGCGAGAAGAATGTCTTTGAATGCAAAAGCTTTGTCTCGCCTTACGTGTCTGTGTCGAGTGGATGCATTATTGGAGCTGGTTGCAGTGTCCAAGGCAAACAAGATCTCCCCGAAAACACTGTGATTTATGGAAAAGACTGTCTACAAAGGGAAGCTATTGAAAAGCAAGGA TCTCAAACATTGCAAATCGACTTTTTGAGAAAAGTCCTTCCAAACTATCATCATTTGAGAAAGGCAAACTATGACCCTAAAAAAGCACGAGCCCAAatctaa
- the LOC129921337 gene encoding probable DNA-directed RNA polymerases I and III subunit RPAC2, with protein sequence MGVLAELAGDENSGEGARTFVFEDEGHTLGNALKTIISRYPDVDFCGYTIPHPTENKLHFRIQSRKNRAIDVLKRGLEDLDSLCDYTIETFEKEIKAFNENKVMI encoded by the exons ATGGGTGTTTTAGCAGAg CTAGCTGGTGATGAAAACAGCGGAGAAGGTGCTCGCACTTTTGTCTTTGAAGACGAAGGTCATACGCTGGGAAATGCCTTAAAAACAATCATCAGTCGATA tcCTGATGTTGATTTCTGTGGCTATACAATTCCCCATCCCACAGAAAACAAGCTTCACTTTCGCATTCAGTCGCGAAAGAATCGAGCAATTGATGTTCTGAAAAGAGGCCTCGAAGATCTCGATTCGCTGTGTGACTACACAATTGAAACATTCGAGAAGGAAATTAAAGCTTTCAATGAAAATAAAGTTatgatttaa
- the LOC129906598 gene encoding 26S proteasome non-ATPase regulatory subunit 5, translating to MGEDWCLEKLENLRIKENRVETLNEIRSHLNIAQSLENIVTEKLLKSSEIYDCLEEQDNSNNASVQSDLAIDILSICMSHLTINQTDLPNLLERSLQHNNPKVRALALNTILKELAKHSNATVAEDLIQVIINCIAEHETSVGAPSVEILSILLADKINKRQFKEALLSKLNQSDDIVRCRIYEVAINLSKISPAHLSEVEEILHSAVETLENNDILLQVNVLEILASLAGQNHGLVFLEQKRVFEKISKRVDEIEQNPLDRLLVPGIMKFFGKIAYNQPQKIITGYPNMILCLFDCIHSADPMILPTAFDTLGNLAHSQQGKLLLEANYSSYLRQTFEDFFSYLRNLPTELKNRAFNALEIVFSCEGEASQDVSKVLQKWYQILAGGENLQFLMDFCRNPFPDIKVACLNFIRALCRYRWGIVALKYTAGFVEYLLDRKVEFDKDAKYAKFEIIEILSESNVFDVQTQLQLKKYVNEGPYFVQPIVEIAVEGS from the exons atgggtGAAGATTGGTGTTTGGAAAAACTCGAAAACCTACGCATCAAAGAAAATCGTGTCGAAACATTAAATGAAATCCGTTCCCATCTAAATATTGCACAATCTTTAGAAAACATTGTCACTGAAAAATTGCTAAAATCTTCAGAAATCTACGATTGTTTGGAAGAACAAGATAATTCTAATAATgccag TGTACAATCTGATTTAGCTATCGACATACTTTCCATTTGCATGTCTCACTTGACAATCAATCAAACTGACCTACCCAACTTACTTGAGCGTTCACTGCAACACAACAATCCTAAAGTTCGTGCTTTAGCTTTGAATACAATTCTTAAAGAACTCGCCAAACATTCAAATGCTACAGTTGCAGAAGATCTAATTCAAGTCATCATAAATTGCATTGCAGAACATGAAACGAGCGTTGGAGCTCCTTCTGTCGAAATACTTTCAATTCTTTTAGCTGACAAGATCAATAAAAGACAATTCAAAGAGGCTTTGTTAAGCAAACTCAATCAAAGCGATGACATAGTTCGTTGTCGAATTTATGAAGTCGCTATTAATTTGTCTAAAATATCTCCAGCTCATTTGAGTGAAGTGGAGGAAATTCTCCACTCTGCTGTGGAGACTTTGGAGAACAATGATATTTTGTTGCAAGTGAATGTCTTGGAAATCTTGGCTTCACTTGCTGGACAAAATCATGGACTCGTTTTCTTGGAACAGAAACGagtctttgaaaaaatatcaaaaagagtcGATGAAATCGAACAAAATCCATTAGATCGTCTGTTGGTTCCGGGAATTATGAAATTCTTTGGAAAAATTGCCTACAACCAACCTCAAAAGATTATAACTGGCTATCCAAATATGATTCTCTGCCTGTTTGATTGTATTCATTCAGCTGATCCAATGATTTTGCCAACAGCTTTTGATACACTCGGGAATCTGGCTCATTCGCAACAGGGAAAGCTTCTCTTGGAAGCCAATTATTCGAGTTATCTGAGACAAACATTTGAGGACTTTTTCTCGTATTTGAGAAATCTTCCGACAGAGTTGAAAAATCGAGCATTTAACGCTCTGgaaattgtattttcttgtgaAGGTGAAGCTTCTCAAGATGTTAG caaAGTATTACAAAAATGGTATCAAATTCTTGCTGGAGGAGAAAACCTACAATTTCTAATGGATTTTTGTCGCAATCCATTTCCGGATATTAAAGTTGCTTGTTTGAATTTTATTCGAGCATTGTGTCGTTATCGTTGGGGTATTGTGGCTCTTAAGTATACAGCAGGATTTGTTGAATACCTTCTTGATAGAAAAGTTGAGTTTGATAAAGAtgcaaagtatgcaaaatttgaaattattgaaatacTGTCGGAGAGTAATGTATTTGATGTTCAGACACAActtcaattgaaaaaatatgttaatgAGGGACCATATTTTGTACAGCCAATTGTTGAAATTGCTGTTGAGGgtagttaa
- the LOC129906044 gene encoding probable 3-hydroxyisobutyrate dehydrogenase, mitochondrial, with the protein MALRVMFVSRNAKQLASTLEYTMLRCMSTGSASKNIGFIGLGNMGGHMSSNLIKNGHKLHVFDISKAACDAVKAKGATVYTNTSELAKNSDFVITMLPNNDIVYNTYNDIIKDGVNKGTVFIDSSTIDPTVVKSVQKIISEKGAHFVDAPVSGGVPGAEQATLTFMVGGTTEEYNIVKPILECMGKRITHCGDYGMGQAAKICNNMMLGISMIGASEAMNLAIRLGLNPKTFADIINSSTGRCWSTEVYNPVPGVVPSAPANNGYKGGFSTDLITKDLGLASGVATASNTPIPMGAMAHQVYRTLKAHGLGNKDFSVVYEFMKNEKNN; encoded by the exons ATGGCACTTCGAGTGATGTTTGTTTCTCGCAATGCTAAGCAATTAGCTAGCACATTGGAATACACCATGCTTAGGTGTATGTCAACTGGAAGTGCATCCAAAAATATCGGTTTTATTGGACTTGGTAACATGGGTGGCCATATGTCCAGTAATTTGATTAAGAAT GGACACAAACTACATGTTTTCGATATTTCAAAAGCTGCATGTGATGCTGTCAAAGCCAAAGGTGCAACAGTCTACACCAATACTAGTGAATTGGCGAAAAATTCAGATTTCGTTATAACAATGTTGCCCAACAACGATATCGTCTACAACACTTACAACGACATCATTAAGGATGGTGTTAATAAGGGTACTGTTTTCATTGACTCCTCAACTATTGATCCTACTGTGGTTAAATCTGTTCAAAAGATTATCAGTGAAAAAGGAGCTCACTTCGTTGATGCTCCTGTTTCGGGAGGTGTTCCTGGAGCTGAACAGGCTACACTAACTTTCATGGTTGGTGGAACCACAGAGGAATACAACATTGTTAAACCGATTTTGGAATGCATGGGAAAACGTATCACACATTGTGGGGATTATGGAATGGGTCAAGCTGCAAAAATCTGCAACAACATGATGTTGGGTATTTCAATGATTGGAGCTTCTGAGGCTATGAATTTGGCCATCCGCTTGGGATTGAATCCAAAAACTTTTGCAGACATTATCAACTCATCGACTGGTCGTTGTTGGTCAACAGAAGTTTATAACCCAGTTCCCGGGGTAGTTCCAAGTGCACCAGCTAATAATGGTTATAAGGGAGGATTTTCGACTGACCTTATCACaaag GACTTGGGATTAGCTTCTGGAGTAGCAACTGCTTCCAATACACCAATTCCAATGGGTGCCATGGCTCACCAGGTTTATCGTACTTTAAAGGCACATGGTTTGGGAAACAAAGATTTCTCAGTGGTCTATGAATTCATGAAGAACGAGAAGAACAATTAG